In a genomic window of Agarivorans albus:
- a CDS encoding GNAT family N-acetyltransferase — MKLSLFNVSLASPVTQLFEKVFADSEGAEEGQLIKALVAEMIETTPEQDLIGFVASTNEELAGCIFFSRMLLASDDVAFILSPVAIATKQQGQGVGQKLINYGVEQLRKLDVDLLITYGDPNFYGKVGFKQITEKQIKAPCKLSHPEGWLAQSLSNQEIPNIKGASQCVAALNKQKYW, encoded by the coding sequence ATGAAACTATCGCTTTTTAACGTTAGTTTAGCGAGCCCCGTAACACAGTTATTTGAAAAAGTATTTGCTGACTCTGAAGGCGCAGAAGAAGGCCAGTTAATTAAAGCTTTAGTCGCTGAAATGATTGAGACTACGCCAGAGCAAGATTTAATCGGCTTTGTAGCAAGCACAAACGAAGAGCTGGCGGGTTGTATCTTTTTTAGTCGCATGTTGCTCGCATCTGACGACGTGGCGTTTATATTGTCTCCAGTGGCTATAGCTACCAAGCAGCAAGGCCAAGGTGTGGGCCAAAAGCTGATAAATTACGGTGTCGAGCAATTACGCAAGCTAGATGTAGATTTGTTAATCACTTATGGCGACCCAAACTTTTATGGCAAAGTTGGCTTTAAGCAAATTACTGAGAAACAAATCAAAGCACCATGTAAGTTAAGCCACCCAGAAGGATGGTTAGCGCAAAGCCTATCCAATCAAGAAATCCCCAATATTAAAGGGGCAAGCCAATGTGTTGCCGCACTTAATAAACAAAAGTACTGGTAA